A portion of the Microlunatus phosphovorus NM-1 genome contains these proteins:
- the uraD gene encoding 2-oxo-4-hydroxy-4-carboxy-5-ureidoimidazoline decarboxylase, with the protein MSEDLVTIDEFNRLDPAGAADVLAACAAIEGWIAELVSRRPFPSRQALLDAASKAAEDWPRSAVDVALAHHPRIAERPDATRLGPANAAHSTREQAGLAGIDSVTQTAILAGNAAYEERFGRVFLIRAAGRSPEQILAELTRRLAHDDATEDAIVARELAEIALLRLGQAVAA; encoded by the coding sequence GTGAGTGAGGATCTTGTGACCATTGACGAGTTCAATCGACTCGATCCGGCCGGGGCCGCCGACGTGCTGGCGGCCTGTGCTGCGATCGAAGGCTGGATCGCCGAGCTGGTGAGCCGGCGGCCCTTCCCGTCGCGGCAGGCCCTGCTGGATGCGGCGAGCAAGGCCGCCGAAGACTGGCCGCGCAGTGCAGTGGATGTCGCGCTCGCCCACCATCCTCGGATCGCCGAGCGTCCGGACGCCACTCGGCTCGGCCCCGCCAACGCGGCGCACTCGACGCGGGAGCAGGCGGGTCTGGCCGGCATCGACAGTGTGACGCAGACCGCGATCCTCGCTGGGAACGCGGCGTACGAGGAGCGCTTCGGTCGGGTGTTCCTGATCCGGGCGGCGGGTCGCTCACCGGAGCAGATCCTCGCTGAACTCACCCGCCGGCTGGCGCACGACGATGCCACGGAGGACGCGATCGTGGCCCGCGAGCTCGCCGAGATCGCGCTGCTGCGGCTCGGTCAGGCGGTGGCGGCATGA
- a CDS encoding nucleobase:cation symporter-2 family protein, whose protein sequence is MIDSQEPTTTAPDPPDLPVGSRPEDERLGIGPTIGYGVQHILAMFGGVIAVPLIVGGAAGLDSAEKALLVACGLFVSGASTLLQTLGLPFFGAQLPLVQGTSFAAVSTMLAIIGDRGGAGLQSAYGAIIVAAAIGFVITPFFARIVKFFPAVVTGSIITVIGLSLMPVAAGWITGQPTMVVDGESVPNPNFASLSSVGLALFTFAVVIVLSKIEVLSRMAVLLGLAIGTVVALLTGQASLAPVGSASVIALPQPFAFGMPTFAIGAIISMFIVILVIMVETTADLLAVGEVVGSKVDSRRVGNGLRADMASSAIAPVFNSFPATAFAQNVGLVALSGIKSRFAVAAGGVLLVILGLSPKAAALFSVIPGPVLGGAGIVLFGTVAASGVRTLSKVPYQGNNNLVIVAASVAFGLIPVVAPSFWHSFPEWFVTIFHSGISSCAIMAVLLNLFFNVLLPGVPDEPSDLAAAPPRRVQEAEADVLSSGGELGPDSYEPDTTTEGTRAKQPARE, encoded by the coding sequence ATGATCGACTCCCAAGAACCAACCACGACCGCACCTGACCCACCGGACCTACCGGTTGGCAGCCGACCCGAGGACGAGCGCCTCGGCATCGGTCCCACCATCGGCTACGGCGTCCAGCACATCCTCGCCATGTTCGGCGGCGTGATTGCCGTTCCGCTGATCGTCGGAGGTGCGGCCGGGCTGGACAGCGCCGAGAAGGCTCTGCTGGTTGCCTGCGGCCTGTTCGTCAGCGGCGCGTCGACGCTGCTCCAGACGCTGGGTCTGCCGTTCTTCGGTGCTCAGTTGCCGCTGGTTCAGGGCACCTCGTTCGCTGCGGTCTCGACCATGCTGGCCATCATCGGCGACCGCGGCGGGGCCGGGCTGCAGTCGGCGTATGGCGCCATCATCGTCGCAGCGGCGATCGGGTTTGTGATCACACCATTCTTCGCCCGGATCGTGAAGTTCTTCCCGGCCGTGGTCACCGGCTCGATCATCACCGTGATCGGGCTGTCACTGATGCCGGTCGCCGCAGGCTGGATCACCGGCCAACCCACCATGGTCGTGGACGGCGAGTCTGTGCCGAACCCGAACTTCGCCTCGCTGTCCAGTGTCGGCCTGGCCTTGTTCACCTTTGCCGTCGTGATCGTGCTCAGCAAGATCGAGGTGCTGTCTCGGATGGCGGTGCTGCTGGGCCTGGCGATCGGCACCGTGGTGGCGTTGCTCACCGGTCAGGCGAGCCTCGCCCCGGTTGGCTCGGCATCGGTGATCGCGCTGCCCCAGCCGTTCGCCTTCGGCATGCCGACCTTCGCGATCGGGGCCATCATCTCCATGTTCATCGTGATCTTGGTGATCATGGTGGAGACCACCGCCGACCTGCTGGCGGTCGGTGAGGTCGTCGGCTCCAAGGTGGACTCGCGTCGGGTTGGCAACGGTCTGCGGGCGGACATGGCCTCCTCGGCGATCGCGCCGGTCTTCAACTCCTTCCCGGCCACGGCCTTCGCGCAGAACGTCGGCCTGGTGGCACTCTCCGGCATCAAGAGCCGGTTCGCGGTGGCGGCCGGTGGGGTGCTGTTGGTGATTCTGGGTCTCTCGCCGAAGGCCGCGGCGCTGTTCAGCGTGATCCCCGGGCCGGTGCTCGGCGGTGCGGGCATCGTGCTCTTCGGGACAGTCGCGGCCTCCGGGGTTCGCACTTTGTCCAAGGTGCCCTACCAGGGCAACAACAACCTGGTGATCGTGGCGGCGTCGGTCGCCTTCGGGCTCATCCCGGTCGTCGCGCCGAGCTTCTGGCACAGCTTCCCGGAGTGGTTCGTCACCATCTTCCATTCCGGCATCAGCTCCTGCGCGATCATGGCGGTGCTGCTGAACCTGTTCTTCAACGTGTTGCTTCCCGGTGTGCCGGACGAACCGTCAGATCTGGCCGCAGCACCCCCACGGCGGGTGCAGGAGGCCGAGGCTGACGTGCTGTCCAGCGGCGGTGAACTCGGGCCGGACTCCTATGAGCCCGACACCACCACGGAGGGCACTCGGGCGAAGCAGCCCGCGAGGGAGTAA
- a CDS encoding amidohydrolase family protein, producing MDTHVHVNEPGRTTWEGFATATAAAAAGGTTTVVDMPLNSIPPTISPAALARKRAATSGKLAVDVGFWDGATQTSWPRGQQPARPGQLLG from the coding sequence GTGGACACCCATGTGCACGTCAACGAGCCGGGACGGACCACCTGGGAGGGCTTTGCCACCGCGACGGCCGCGGCTGCCGCAGGGGGCACGACGACGGTGGTGGACATGCCGCTGAACAGCATCCCGCCGACCATCTCACCCGCCGCACTTGCCAGAAAGCGCGCCGCCACGTCCGGCAAGCTCGCCGTCGATGTCGGCTTCTGGGACGGCGCTACACAGACTTCCTGGCCACGCGGCCAGCAGCCAGCGAGGCCCGGGCAATTGCTCGGGTGA
- a CDS encoding CHAD domain-containing protein translates to MSKKKSTKKTKTDKTLGDLVRAYLTEQIDVILGAEPALRDRGPVIHDTRVACRRLRSTLRTYPEVVDTDRAAALNEEVVWFAGLLGAVRDLEVLTDRLLADLAELPPDLVVGPVVADLEQELATQQSAAWDAVVEALDTDRYRRLAAELDRWRSDPPFTEKAKAPATKVKTFVKRAGKLLTKRLDRAIEAHLADDPEADVALHSARKAGKRARYAVELAAPVLGEKADEIIAGRKELQDILGEHQDSIVAAAFLRSEGVRLGIRSGHNGFSYGVLYGREVSRQAMISEQLRPFLS, encoded by the coding sequence ATGAGCAAGAAGAAGAGCACCAAGAAGACCAAGACCGACAAGACGCTGGGCGATCTCGTCCGTGCCTACCTGACCGAGCAGATCGACGTGATCCTCGGCGCGGAGCCCGCCCTGCGCGACCGTGGGCCGGTCATCCACGACACCCGGGTGGCGTGTCGACGGCTGCGGAGCACCCTGCGTACCTACCCCGAGGTGGTCGACACCGACCGCGCCGCGGCACTGAACGAAGAGGTGGTCTGGTTCGCGGGTCTGCTCGGGGCAGTCCGCGATCTGGAGGTGCTGACCGATCGGCTGCTCGCCGACCTGGCTGAGCTGCCGCCGGACCTGGTCGTCGGACCGGTGGTCGCCGACCTCGAGCAGGAGCTGGCGACCCAGCAGTCGGCTGCCTGGGACGCAGTGGTCGAGGCGTTGGACACCGACCGCTATCGCCGGCTGGCCGCGGAGCTGGACCGGTGGCGCAGCGATCCACCGTTCACCGAGAAGGCCAAGGCGCCGGCGACGAAGGTCAAGACCTTCGTCAAGCGTGCCGGCAAGTTGCTGACCAAACGCCTGGACCGGGCCATCGAGGCCCATCTCGCCGACGACCCCGAAGCTGACGTCGCCCTGCACTCGGCCCGCAAAGCCGGCAAGCGGGCCCGTTATGCCGTCGAGCTGGCCGCCCCGGTGCTGGGCGAGAAAGCCGACGAGATCATCGCCGGCCGCAAGGAGCTCCAGGACATTCTCGGCGAGCACCAGGACAGCATCGTGGCGGCGGCGTTCCTGCGTTCCGAAGGGGTCCGGCTGGGGATCCGCTCGGGTCACAACGGGTTCAGCTATGGGGTGCTGTACGGCCGGGAAGTATCCCGACAGGCGATGATCAGCGAACAGCTGCGACCGTTCCTGAGCTGA
- the uraH gene encoding hydroxyisourate hydrolase: MTSQITSHVLDGSLGRPAAGVVVQLLDADQALVAEGATDADGRIASLGPEVLPTGTYHVVFDTGAYFAGRGVDTFYPSVTITIAVASAGAPAPHYHVPLLLSPFAYSTYRGS, translated from the coding sequence ATGACCAGCCAGATCACCAGTCATGTGCTGGACGGCAGCCTCGGACGACCCGCCGCCGGCGTGGTCGTGCAGCTGCTCGACGCCGATCAGGCGCTGGTTGCCGAAGGCGCCACTGATGCAGACGGGCGGATCGCCTCGCTGGGGCCGGAGGTACTGCCCACCGGGACGTACCACGTGGTGTTCGACACCGGTGCCTACTTCGCCGGTCGCGGGGTCGACACCTTCTATCCCAGCGTCACGATCACCATCGCCGTCGCTTCCGCCGGCGCGCCTGCCCCGCACTATCACGTGCCACTGCTGCTTTCCCCATTCGCCTATTCCACCTATCGAGGGAGTTAA
- the pucL gene encoding factor-independent urate hydroxylase produces the protein MSDVTVSLGANKYGKAECRLVKITRDTARHEIEDLNVTSQLRGARLVDSYLTGDNSLVVATDTQKNTVYAFAREHGVGSPEELLLRLGDHFVSSFDWIEGGLWQAEQYSWDRILLDGLEHDHSFVRKGQATRLATVQKVDGETHVTAGLKDLVVLKSTGSEFRGFPRDRYTTLIETDDRILATSVTGRWRYLPEAVEAGIDFNALYAGVSEVFLATFASVHSLALQQTQWEMGKAAIEAFPEIAEVKFAMPNKHHFLVDLAPYGLENPNEVFYAADRPYGLIEGTIVRDGVAAAPQAWTDVPTFV, from the coding sequence ATGTCCGACGTCACCGTCAGTTTGGGCGCCAACAAGTACGGCAAGGCCGAATGCCGCCTGGTCAAGATCACCCGTGACACAGCGCGACATGAGATCGAGGATCTCAACGTCACCAGCCAATTGCGTGGCGCCCGGCTCGTTGATTCCTATCTGACCGGGGACAATTCGCTGGTTGTCGCCACCGACACCCAGAAGAACACGGTCTACGCCTTCGCGCGGGAGCACGGTGTCGGCTCTCCTGAAGAGCTCTTGCTGAGGCTCGGCGACCATTTCGTCTCGTCCTTCGACTGGATCGAGGGAGGTCTGTGGCAGGCCGAGCAGTACAGCTGGGACCGCATCCTGCTGGATGGTCTCGAACACGACCACTCTTTTGTCCGCAAAGGTCAGGCCACGCGGCTCGCCACCGTGCAGAAGGTGGACGGGGAAACCCATGTCACGGCCGGTCTCAAGGACCTGGTGGTGCTCAAGTCCACCGGTAGCGAGTTTCGCGGGTTTCCCCGCGACCGCTACACCACTTTGATCGAGACCGACGACCGCATCCTGGCCACCTCGGTCACCGGTCGTTGGCGCTATCTGCCCGAGGCCGTCGAGGCCGGAATTGATTTCAACGCGCTCTATGCCGGAGTCAGCGAGGTCTTCCTTGCCACCTTCGCAAGCGTTCACTCCCTGGCGCTGCAGCAAACCCAGTGGGAGATGGGCAAGGCTGCCATCGAGGCTTTCCCAGAGATCGCCGAAGTGAAGTTCGCGATGCCCAACAAGCACCATTTCCTGGTGGACCTGGCTCCCTATGGGCTGGAGAACCCGAACGAAGTGTTCTATGCCGCCGACCGCCCGTACGGCCTGATCGAGGGAACGATCGTGCGCGACGGCGTCGCCGCTGCACCGCAGGCCTGGACCGACGTCCCCACTTTTGTCTGA
- a CDS encoding SPFH domain-containing protein, whose product MTSSPAPEPAGVLSAPTAADQAPHEPAGAPVGHAGTRVVVSEHACWSLSGWIAVAGLAVLLGVTGKLIVDFFRLAVDDDVPPLLLLSIAGLLVVGILLASTLVVVQPGTTRVVQFFGRYLGTIRRTGLSMTVPLCTKTQVSVRVNNFETARLKVNDADGNPVDVAAIVVWQVADTAKAHYAVEDYRAFNQVQAEAALRHVAGGHPYDDTSGAGTSLRGSTDVVADELAREVAARVSVAGLEIVEVRISHLAYAQEIAQAMLQRQQANAVVAARERIVEGAVGMVEMALGRLSEREIVELDDERRAAMVSNLLVVLCGESRATPVVNTGSLYN is encoded by the coding sequence ATGACCAGTTCCCCCGCTCCCGAACCGGCCGGCGTGCTGAGCGCGCCGACGGCGGCCGATCAAGCACCGCACGAGCCGGCGGGCGCACCGGTCGGCCATGCCGGGACCCGGGTCGTCGTCAGCGAACACGCGTGCTGGAGCCTCAGCGGCTGGATCGCCGTCGCCGGTCTGGCCGTCCTGCTCGGCGTCACCGGCAAGCTGATCGTCGACTTCTTCCGCCTGGCCGTGGACGACGACGTGCCGCCGCTGCTGCTGTTGAGCATCGCCGGGCTCCTGGTCGTGGGCATCCTGCTGGCCAGCACCCTGGTCGTGGTGCAGCCGGGCACCACCCGGGTCGTGCAGTTCTTCGGTCGCTACCTGGGCACGATCCGCCGTACGGGGTTGTCGATGACCGTGCCGCTGTGCACGAAGACACAGGTCTCGGTGCGGGTCAACAACTTCGAGACCGCCCGGCTCAAGGTCAACGACGCCGACGGGAACCCGGTCGATGTGGCCGCGATCGTGGTCTGGCAGGTGGCCGATACGGCGAAAGCCCACTATGCGGTGGAGGACTATCGCGCCTTCAACCAGGTGCAGGCCGAAGCGGCGCTCCGGCACGTCGCCGGCGGCCACCCGTACGACGACACCAGCGGGGCCGGCACCTCGCTGCGCGGCTCGACCGATGTGGTGGCCGACGAACTGGCTCGGGAGGTGGCCGCCCGGGTCTCGGTTGCCGGTTTGGAGATCGTCGAGGTACGCATCTCGCACCTGGCCTACGCGCAGGAGATCGCCCAGGCGATGCTGCAGCGGCAGCAGGCCAACGCCGTGGTCGCCGCCCGGGAGCGGATCGTCGAGGGTGCGGTCGGCATGGTCGAGATGGCTCTCGGCCGGCTCTCCGAACGCGAGATCGTCGAGCTGGACGACGAACGGCGTGCCGCGATGGTGTCCAACCTGCTGGTCGTGTTGTGTGGGGAGTCGCGTGCGACACCCGTGGTCAACACCGGCTCGCTCTACAACTGA